The nucleotide sequence GAGCGATGGTGAACGAGTAGAGTATTACAACAACTACATAGAAGAACTAAAAGAGCGCGAGGCACAACTAGCCGAACAGGCAGCTATAGAAGAGGCAAATCTTGCCCAGCAAAAAACAGCCCTTGCGACAATACAGACCAATAATTCCGTTAATAATAGATTAGGGCCGCCTAGTGGTGCTACCATAAATGATTCAGGTCCAACAAGCACCAACAGTGGTTTCTATTTTTATATACCGGCAACGGTGGCAAGAGGCAAGTTGCAGTTTAGGGCTATTTGGGGAAATCGTGCCCTCAAGGATAATTGGAATCTAGCGAGCGTGAATAGCAACTTGATCGATGAGGCGACAGACGGTAGTGTCACCGCCATAGAAAACGGCGATCTAGCTCCAGAATATCAAGCCGCCTATTACATTGACCGCTTACCACAAGGTCAGGTGGCATTTGATAGCATTGCGGGAGCTCGCGATTTTGCCTACTATCAGCTGGGTGTTTTATATAAGGAAAAATTCAAGCGCAATGACCTTGCGATCGATAGGTTTGAAACGCTTTTGACCTTTGAGCCAGAAGAAAAGTTACTGCTTCCTACCTTGTACAATCTATACTTAATGGGTCGTGACGGTTCAAATGACGGTAATGATATCGCTTTCGCGAAAGCGGAACAATACAAATCCACCATCATATCCCAATATCCTGAAACCAGATACGCACAAATCCTGCAAAATCCTGACGGCAAACTAGACACCAGTGAAACTGCCGAAGGTGTCTATAACCGTATCTTCAAACAGTACGAGCAAGAAAACTATGCTGCTGTTATTGAACAGGCAAACAATCAAATCATCCGTTTTGCGGGCGATCCCATCATTCCAAAGTTGGAACTTTTAAAGACCTATGCATCGGGTAGACTGTATGGATTCAAGGCCTATAAAGAAGGTCTTGATTTTATTGCGTTGAACTATCCCAGTACAGAAGTAGGTAAGGAAGCCGCAGTTCTAGCGGCAGATGCAGAAAAACTAGTGATCCCAAGTGAGTTTGCACCAGAGGATAACAGCAATAACTTCAAGCTGGTCTATACCGTCGATGCCGCAAATGAGCAGCTTATCAACGATTTAAAACTCAATCTGGAACAACCAGCGAAAGCATTAGGTAGCGACATCACCTATTCCATCGATGTTTACACACCGCAACAGTCACTGCTCGTCATTCATGGTATGAAAACCAAAGATAGAGCTGCACAAGTGGCCACCTATCTGGATGAAAATGTGAAAGGCGTCGAGCTGCCTTCCATGCCGGTGGCCATATCGTCAGAAAACTACAAGATCGTACAGGTTTACAAAAGCCTTAACGATTACATGATACAGATCCCATAACCATTCCCCATATGAAATCAAACAAAGCAACAGAGCTAATGGGCAACTCTCAAAACAGAATTGCCAAAGGAACCGTCATTAAAGGTGATATCAATAGCGAGGCCGGTTTTAGAATCGATGGTGAGATCATAGGTACGTTAACCACGCCTGCAAAAGTGGTGATTGGGAAAGATGGGAAAATTGACGGCACGCTTGAATGTTCCAATGCAGATATTGAAGGTGCCTTTTCTGGTAACCTTAAAGTAAGTAGTCTGTTGTCTTTAAAATCCACGGCACATATTGAAGGCGATGTAAGCACCGGCAAATTATCTGTAGAACCTGGCGCGACCTTTAACGCATCCTGTTCCATGGATAGTGGTGTGAAGTCCATTGCAAATGGCCAGCAGGGAAAATCTGCTTAGGACTTATCAGGTCTTTTTAGGGATTGCAATCCAGATCCAGGTGATCATAGCTGTTCTGGCAAGGTTGTAATGCTTATGGCTCTAATAAAATCTTTACCATTAAAGGCGTATTATCAGGTGTCAGCCTTTCTATATATGTCGTGTTCATTCCATTAAAACATATCAACATTCACAATGGCTACACATCATAGCTATTTAAAACCAGTCTGCTTATTTTGAAATTCTACCTCAAGACTTTTCTCATCGTCGCCTTTTTAACGGTCGCTGCTTATTTCTTGCATAGCTGGTGGATTGTCGATCCCGCAATCCCACTTGCGAGAACGTACATCTTTCTAGGGACCGCAACGTTTGTTACGGTAAGTGCGCTGCGCTTTGTACACTTTTATGTTCCAGAGAAATTAGGGTATGCATTCATGGCCGCAATCTTTGTGAAATGTGGTTTGGCGATCGTTTGTTTTCCAGAATTGATCGTGAAAAACTCTGGATTGAATTTGATGGAGGTTTTGGGGTTTCTGGTGCCTTATTTCATATTCCTGTTCATTGAAGTAGTGATCGTCATCAAATGGCTCAATGATAATTGATTGAGTTCGCTTTCGCGAAAGCGAACCCACAACAGTTTCAAGAAATTAATCTAAATAAAAGGACTATTTTAAGATTGTTTTTTGTCATACATTTGCACCCGAATTAAAAGACCCAACTTTTTAAGGTGTTTCACATGTCAAAAGTGTACGTTATAACAGCATTGCTATCCTTGGTATTTTTCACTTCCATGGGCGTGAATGCTCAAGAAGTTTCAGAAACCGAACACGGTCCTGCGCATGAAGAAGTCATGGATAACGATGGCGGCCGCATCAATACGTCTGAAGAAATTAATG is from Nonlabens sp. YIK11 and encodes:
- a CDS encoding tetratricopeptide repeat protein, with amino-acid sequence MKNLFAFTAIIFCLLLVLASCSRKNDSFISRNLHAVGTEYNILYNGNLALQAGLDNIEANYRDNYWDILPVERLTVKDEIRVSADDQSDPNFSLAEEKAVKAVQKHSMLIDGEEVNPQIDEAYMLLGKARYYDQRFIPSLEAFNYVLQFMPESDEIRMAKIWREKTNMRLENNEIAIENLQQLIKEDSLEIEREELILANATLAQAYLNVDKVDSALIYMNRAAQKTKDRATEGRYKFIAGQLFAKAGQRDSAIAHFDEVIELHRKIPRNYYVNAFIEKIKLRDTVEQSDDEFLEVLNELEENRENRPWLDIINYRKAIYLETIDSVDGAVAYYNKSLKAGDRDPYLQGNTYDALGRISFDDARFETAGKYFDSASTRYEDKSREQRAVIKKRENLADIILYESNRRSADSLLSIVAMSDGERVEYYNNYIEELKEREAQLAEQAAIEEANLAQQKTALATIQTNNSVNNRLGPPSGATINDSGPTSTNSGFYFYIPATVARGKLQFRAIWGNRALKDNWNLASVNSNLIDEATDGSVTAIENGDLAPEYQAAYYIDRLPQGQVAFDSIAGARDFAYYQLGVLYKEKFKRNDLAIDRFETLLTFEPEEKLLLPTLYNLYLMGRDGSNDGNDIAFAKAEQYKSTIISQYPETRYAQILQNPDGKLDTSETAEGVYNRIFKQYEQENYAAVIEQANNQIIRFAGDPIIPKLELLKTYASGRLYGFKAYKEGLDFIALNYPSTEVGKEAAVLAADAEKLVIPSEFAPEDNSNNFKLVYTVDAANEQLINDLKLNLEQPAKALGSDITYSIDVYTPQQSLLVIHGMKTKDRAAQVATYLDENVKGVELPSMPVAISSENYKIVQVYKSLNDYMIQIP
- a CDS encoding polymer-forming cytoskeletal protein; the protein is MKSNKATELMGNSQNRIAKGTVIKGDINSEAGFRIDGEIIGTLTTPAKVVIGKDGKIDGTLECSNADIEGAFSGNLKVSSLLSLKSTAHIEGDVSTGKLSVEPGATFNASCSMDSGVKSIANGQQGKSA